ATCAACTAGTGATGTGTCAGGGTCTAAAAATACAATGTATTAGGCTTATAGGCATGATGCTTTCTGTGTTGTGTATATATTACCTTTATGAGGCTAAATTACACAACACAAGAAATATATGTGTTGCTGATCATCTCCAAATCAtcacacaataaacacagatTAACATGAGGCAAATTCTTAAATTCCTTCAAAGATCGACTGAAAGAAAAAGTGCTCACTCCTTGATCACTGTACCGCCATTGCATTAAGTGTTAGATTAAATGTATATGTCAAAAACAGCTTAAGGTGGTTGGTTATAAAACATAAGATCAAATCAAATGCACTGTGCTCATTACTACATAAGAAGTTAAAACGTTACTCGTTTATACTGATCACCAAGACCCATTCAAACTGtattaaagaaaatgttattaatattttaaagcgGTCATGTGTTTATTACCTGTATTTTGTGAGCTGCTCCCAGTCTATCCACTACGGTCAACATTCAAACTAGGTTAACAAAGACATGTAGTGTTCACACCaggaaatattcaaaatatCAGATCATGTTTACAACCCTCCTCTCtggaaaatgttagaaaatgcTCTTGCAAGCTcaagtaaaacacacatatgtgaAAAATAAGATGGTGtaacatgttttaatatttacagacaattatttaataaaagtaaaacagtTTGTGGATAAATATTTGAGGTTAATAATGTACGTTAACATCAAGACTGTCCCAAACAGCACTgtccccccaaaaaaaaaagtcctgtaCACACTGCAGGAACTGCTGCTTTTTCCTGCTCTGACATGTCACTTTTTCCTCAGTCTCTTCATGAATGTCACTTCATCTCTGTTCCTGATCCCGTAGCTGGAGAAATGAACAAATTCAAAAAGAGGCCCCAATGGTTGAACGTTGTAGATGATTGTTAAATTCAGTTGATTTCAACACTTACTCTTTAAGCCTCATTTTGTCATCTTCAAGCTTTTCCCCCTGAAATACTAATTGATAACTTCTCCAAACATATCTCCtgcaaaagaaaggaaagaaaaacactgggaGTGTAGCAAATGATAAGTTTGGACacttgaaattttaaaaaaatatctgtgtgtgtgtgtgtgtgtgtgtgtgtgtgtgtgtgtgtgtgtatttacttaCCAGCTGACATGTTTCACTCCGCCCTCACGCTGTTGTTTCAGCTCCATGAATCTGCGAATAGCCTTCTTCAGGTCAAGGACAGAAGCATTTTGCACCACCACTATGGCttaagaagattttttttttttttcaaataacagtttataaaacctaaaattaaataatcacaCAGCTAAAGGATGTGTAGTGAGGTCCTCACATTAAAAAGAATACATATAAACTTTATCAGAATCCAGTAAAATTGAAAACACAAGACAACTTACGCATTACTTCGCCGTCTGCTTTTAAAACTCTCACGGTCATCGCCTGGCCATATTCCAGAGCAATTTGAGAATTGACCTCCTCAAGAGTCACCTAACAATAAATATCAGGTttcaatattaatattttctccttttatatTATATCATTGTATATAATGTTAAATTTTGCTGTTGGCCAGACAAAACATGGAATGAAATTATTTCACCGTGAACTCTCTAAACTTcagcatttcttttatttaagtaCCATATCCATTCTTGCtgtaatgtattttataaatgaaaaaaatgtgtagtGTCTACAGTGGCTACAGTTTTCTGGTCTTCTACCTAAAATAACAAGAGATACATCACTTCCTTGCAGGCATCTTCAGACTATACTGCTTTGATTTATCACAGACATCTCGAGAACGAATAGAGAAAACTGTCTGCACCTAAGACCAATGTGAAGTGTCGCAACCAGGAGTGAAAATGTATACTCCATGATATTATATTTACTAAACAGGCGTATAGATAtagatgtgttttattgttttccctTCGCAGATCGCTTCTGCTGTGTGTGACAGGACACCTGGATTGGCAGATCACAGAGTAAAGGGTCCTGCACGAGTCGAGCGAGTCCCTCCTCGAAAATATCCAGGATCTCTGAGTGAGGAA
This genomic window from Mastacembelus armatus chromosome 8, fMasArm1.2, whole genome shotgun sequence contains:
- the snrnp25 gene encoding U11/U12 small nuclear ribonucleoprotein 25 kDa protein gives rise to the protein MEEDGLVAAGVGQEDEEVDKENQTEMADPDAQEEDEDALPHSEILDIFEEGLARLVQDPLLCDLPIQVTLEEVNSQIALEYGQAMTVRVLKADGEVMPIVVVQNASVLDLKKAIRRFMELKQQREGGVKHVSWRYVWRSYQLVFQGEKLEDDKMRLKDYGIRNRDEVTFMKRLRKK